Proteins co-encoded in one Leptolyngbya boryana PCC 6306 genomic window:
- a CDS encoding ShlB/FhaC/HecB family hemolysin secretion/activation protein — MPTLPSLPAPEFVAQVFPQIPPPVTPSDRLPSPPAIKPLPSPVIQAPTPPIIAPDTNTSGTIRVRRFLFQGNTIFTQSQLEAVVASFKDRDINVSELKQASEVITKFYTDGGYISSGAIVPPQKIDLQDGSVVIQVLEGRIERINIVGSERFARYVRERLNAATQPVLQYDRLLEALRLLQRDPRIRRISAALNPGTEPNTRILDVEIGTNPTSTVEIELNNARSPLTGSFERRIQYSNGNLLGLGDTISLDYGNTDGSNRVGAAYTIPINPRNGAVSLNYTWLNSRIIRSPFDALDIRSTFNVYELTFRQPILQRSDERRTQELAVGITASRSDSQSSILGVGFPLSAGSDDQGRTRISALRLFQEYTNSTDQQVLSLRSQFNFGVGTFNSTINGNAPDSRFFTWRGQALWFRRINQTLDLLLRSDLQLSDRSLVPIEQFSLGGPGSVRGYAQNALIGDNGIFGSAELRIHLTRSSAGGLQLIPFIDAGTVWNAGGGSIRNNTISSVGAGLQWIQNELQLRANYAIPLATFPNEGNSLQERGFDFSVRYNFSF; from the coding sequence GTGCCTACTCTTCCTTCGCTGCCCGCGCCAGAATTTGTCGCGCAAGTTTTCCCTCAGATTCCACCTCCAGTTACACCCTCTGATCGACTTCCTTCTCCACCAGCCATAAAGCCATTACCGTCCCCGGTCATTCAGGCACCAACGCCCCCAATTATTGCACCAGACACAAACACGTCGGGCACAATTCGAGTGAGGCGATTCCTGTTTCAAGGAAACACTATTTTTACTCAATCGCAGCTCGAAGCAGTAGTTGCTTCGTTTAAAGACCGGGATATTAACGTCTCGGAGCTGAAACAGGCAAGCGAAGTCATCACAAAGTTCTATACCGATGGAGGATACATTTCTTCAGGCGCGATCGTTCCACCCCAAAAGATTGATCTCCAAGATGGCTCTGTTGTGATTCAGGTTCTCGAAGGGAGAATCGAACGAATCAATATCGTCGGCAGTGAGCGCTTTGCTAGATATGTGCGTGAACGACTCAATGCTGCGACTCAGCCTGTTTTGCAATACGATCGACTACTCGAAGCGCTCCGTTTGCTTCAGCGCGATCCGCGAATTAGAAGAATCTCCGCAGCGCTCAATCCGGGAACAGAGCCGAATACTCGTATTCTAGATGTGGAGATCGGAACCAATCCCACTTCAACCGTAGAAATTGAGTTGAATAATGCCCGCTCCCCGCTCACAGGAAGCTTCGAGCGGCGGATTCAGTACAGTAATGGAAACCTGCTTGGACTCGGAGATACCATTAGCCTAGATTACGGGAATACCGATGGCTCGAATCGAGTTGGAGCCGCTTACACGATTCCAATTAATCCCCGCAATGGTGCGGTTAGTTTGAATTACACCTGGCTTAATAGCCGCATCATTCGCTCTCCATTCGATGCGCTGGATATTCGATCTACGTTTAACGTTTACGAGTTGACGTTTCGCCAACCGATTCTTCAGCGATCGGATGAGCGGCGAACCCAAGAACTTGCTGTTGGCATCACGGCTTCAAGATCAGACAGTCAGAGTTCGATTCTCGGCGTTGGTTTTCCGTTATCTGCGGGCAGTGACGATCAGGGACGCACACGCATCTCAGCATTGCGACTATTTCAGGAGTACACGAATAGCACTGACCAGCAAGTATTGTCGCTGCGATCGCAGTTTAATTTTGGTGTAGGTACATTTAATTCAACGATTAACGGCAATGCTCCAGATAGCCGATTCTTCACATGGCGGGGACAAGCGCTGTGGTTCCGACGCATCAACCAAACTTTAGATTTGTTATTGCGATCCGATTTGCAACTGAGCGATCGCTCGCTCGTGCCAATAGAGCAGTTCAGTTTAGGTGGACCTGGATCTGTGCGCGGATATGCTCAAAATGCGTTGATTGGCGATAACGGAATCTTCGGTTCCGCTGAGCTTCGCATTCACCTGACTCGTAGTTCTGCTGGTGGCTTGCAGTTAATTCCTTTCATTGATGCAGGGACTGTTTGGAATGCTGGTGGTGGCTCAATTCGCAACAATACAATTAGCTCTGTCGGAGCCGGGCTGCAATGGATTCAGAATGAACTACAGCTAAGAGCTAACTACGCAATTCCGTTGGCGACTTTTCCAAACGAGGGTAACAGTTTGCAAGAGCGGGGTTTTGATTTTTCTGTACGCTACAACTTTTCTTTCTGA
- a CDS encoding helix-turn-helix domain-containing protein: MDLRELRQSRGLSQRRIAEAIGVSTQTIRNWEKGQSEPFLKVDQTESLYLAVLAFSACRSNSRK; the protein is encoded by the coding sequence GTGGATTTAAGAGAACTACGTCAATCGAGGGGACTTTCTCAGCGTCGAATTGCGGAAGCAATTGGGGTATCTACACAGACAATTCGGAACTGGGAAAAAGGGCAATCTGAGCCGTTCCTGAAAGTGGATCAGACCGAATCTCTATATCTTGCAGTACTCGCTTTCAGTGCTTGCCGAAGCAATTCGAGAAAGTAG
- a CDS encoding FkbM family methyltransferase gives MGISETKLPNGMRVYYLREAEVPVLYEQVQEYLRYGIELNPGDTLFDVGANIGLFSLWAYERCQRNLQIYAFEPIPEVFEALKLNAQRLAPATMKAFSFGLAQERKSVVFDYYPNATALSTAYPEGNQTRATVEQAIKTALANPDPREPFDIWLLRLFPSFIRSLLINYKLDELFQAKPVYCKMHRLSDVIRDHSVQQIDLLKIDVERSELDVLMGIEPQDWCKIKQITIEVHDHSQRVDRVCELLKSHGFSKITIKQDPLLQGSDIFNLYAIR, from the coding sequence ATGGGAATCTCCGAGACGAAACTTCCTAATGGCATGAGAGTATACTATTTACGTGAAGCGGAGGTACCAGTCTTATATGAACAGGTTCAAGAGTATTTGCGTTATGGCATTGAACTGAACCCAGGCGATACTTTGTTTGATGTTGGAGCCAACATTGGGTTATTTAGCCTCTGGGCATATGAACGATGTCAACGTAATTTGCAGATTTATGCGTTTGAACCTATTCCGGAGGTATTTGAGGCGTTAAAGCTTAATGCTCAACGACTTGCTCCGGCGACAATGAAGGCGTTTTCTTTCGGATTGGCACAAGAGAGAAAATCTGTTGTATTTGATTACTACCCCAACGCAACAGCTCTATCTACGGCATATCCTGAAGGTAATCAAACACGAGCTACGGTTGAGCAAGCAATCAAGACAGCGCTTGCAAATCCAGACCCAAGAGAACCCTTCGATATATGGTTGCTGCGACTGTTTCCGTCATTCATTCGGTCATTGCTCATTAACTATAAATTAGACGAATTATTTCAAGCCAAACCTGTGTATTGCAAGATGCACAGATTATCTGACGTTATTCGGGACCATTCAGTGCAGCAGATTGACCTGCTTAAGATCGATGTAGAACGAAGTGAACTCGATGTTCTGATGGGAATTGAGCCGCAAGACTGGTGCAAGATTAAACAGATTACAATCGAGGTTCATGATCACTCCCAACGGGTTGATCGCGTGTGTGAGCTACTAAAAAGTCATGGCTTTAGCAAGATTACAATCAAGCAAGACCCGCTTTTACAAGGCTCCGATATTTTTAACTTGTATGCCATTCGTTAG
- a CDS encoding two-partner secretion domain-containing protein: protein MIRPLLVSLLLLSTPLVTLAQVIPDSTLGTNSSQQTSGLVINGVPSGRIDGGLTHGTSLFHSFREFNVGTGRGVYFASPTGIGTIFTRVTGANPSTINGTLGVLGQANLIFINPNGIQFGSEARLDLRGSFLASTAKSIQFPNGEFSATNPQTPPLLTVAAPIGLIFDGATKPISVQGGGYAFNIEDPQSQSAGQNAPGLHVDPGRSLTLIGGPVNLTGGVLIAPSGRIEVGAIDRGVVTVRPDVQGWNFDYTGVAQFAPVDLTKLSLIDATGPLAGKINIQAQSLSLSDGSFVTLLNQGAGAGGIIQATVQDRLDITGTTDALIERPISFDNYYRAGFATNTLFGTGADISIRTKLLSMNQGAGVRTATSASGSAGTIRVDATDQIDIKRSSLRGPLISPSSIQSATFGAGRAGNITISTPELNLSEGGAVFNVNSSNSSGNTGDIVINTQRTRIEGVASPFTASVISTGSIGTGNAGNILLNTDRLDVLNGGQLTSIASGAGDSGDISIRASEIILRGRNSILTTPSAVGTSIVLLEPTVRPIFNVSGTPIGRGGTLRIQSEKISVSDSAQLRVINEGIGDGGNLQVQTNRLALTNGGSITAATQTGQGGNILLSIGKALNLSNSEISASSRTSGQGGNISIESGVFSALRQSSISANAADGRGGKIAINSKGVFIAPDSRITATSALGRTFDGTVQINTIESGVNRTAIRQPAAPPAVGVQAICPAQSDPNMSQFINNGTGGIPLSSSTPLTDSAGWMPRNITLANPTVRSLTTRTKLPIVEFRSWRFSPDKKTVELIASPGAADVAQSNTSPCQLSSTSAKP from the coding sequence ATGATCAGACCGCTTCTTGTCTCATTATTACTACTGAGTACTCCCTTGGTAACGCTTGCTCAAGTTATTCCTGATTCGACGCTCGGTACAAATTCGTCGCAGCAAACCTCTGGCTTAGTTATCAACGGCGTACCTTCAGGACGAATTGATGGAGGACTCACTCACGGAACCTCCCTTTTTCATAGCTTTCGCGAATTTAATGTTGGAACGGGACGAGGAGTATATTTCGCTTCCCCAACTGGAATTGGAACGATTTTTACGCGAGTAACAGGTGCTAACCCATCGACGATTAACGGTACGCTTGGAGTGCTTGGACAAGCTAACCTTATCTTTATCAATCCCAATGGAATTCAATTCGGTTCAGAGGCACGGCTAGATTTACGTGGCTCATTCCTTGCCAGTACTGCAAAATCAATCCAATTTCCTAACGGTGAGTTCAGCGCCACCAATCCACAAACCCCGCCACTTTTGACCGTGGCTGCACCGATAGGCTTAATTTTTGATGGTGCGACAAAGCCAATTTCTGTTCAGGGTGGTGGGTATGCTTTCAACATCGAAGATCCTCAATCTCAAAGTGCTGGACAAAATGCACCCGGACTACACGTTGATCCTGGTCGCTCTCTAACACTGATCGGTGGACCTGTCAATTTAACTGGCGGAGTCCTGATTGCACCATCTGGTCGAATTGAAGTTGGGGCTATCGATCGTGGTGTCGTTACCGTGCGACCGGATGTGCAGGGATGGAACTTCGATTACACGGGTGTCGCTCAGTTTGCACCCGTTGATCTCACAAAATTATCGCTCATTGATGCTACCGGACCGCTTGCCGGAAAAATTAACATTCAAGCTCAGTCGCTCAGTCTTTCCGATGGTTCGTTTGTCACTCTACTGAATCAAGGTGCTGGTGCTGGTGGAATTATTCAAGCAACCGTTCAAGATCGCCTCGACATTACTGGGACAACTGATGCCTTAATTGAACGCCCGATCTCGTTTGATAACTACTATCGCGCTGGGTTTGCTACGAACACACTATTTGGCACTGGAGCGGATATTAGCATTCGTACAAAGCTTCTCTCAATGAATCAGGGGGCAGGAGTACGAACAGCGACCTCTGCTTCAGGATCGGCAGGAACGATTCGCGTTGATGCTACAGATCAAATTGATATAAAGAGAAGCTCCTTAAGGGGTCCACTCATCAGTCCGAGTTCAATTCAATCGGCGACTTTTGGTGCAGGGAGAGCTGGCAATATTACAATTAGCACTCCTGAGCTTAATCTCAGTGAGGGTGGGGCTGTATTTAATGTAAATTCCTCAAACTCAAGTGGAAACACTGGCGATATTGTCATTAACACACAGAGAACGCGCATCGAGGGTGTTGCTTCACCCTTCACGGCAAGCGTGATTTCAACAGGTTCAATTGGAACAGGCAACGCTGGAAATATTTTGCTTAATACTGACCGCCTCGATGTTCTGAATGGGGGACAACTGACCTCAATTGCGTCAGGGGCTGGAGATTCCGGCGATATCTCGATTCGAGCCTCAGAGATCATCCTCCGGGGACGAAATTCGATTTTAACTACGCCTAGTGCAGTTGGGACTTCGATCGTACTGCTTGAACCCACTGTTCGTCCTATTTTTAACGTGAGCGGCACACCTATTGGACGTGGAGGGACGCTAAGAATTCAATCTGAAAAAATCTCAGTTAGCGATTCCGCTCAACTTCGAGTCATCAATGAAGGAATTGGCGATGGTGGAAACTTACAAGTTCAAACGAATCGACTTGCTCTAACAAATGGTGGTTCTATCACCGCTGCAACGCAAACAGGACAAGGTGGCAATATTCTTCTGAGTATTGGTAAAGCTCTGAACCTAAGTAATAGTGAGATTTCAGCATCATCGCGTACAAGTGGACAAGGTGGCAATATCTCGATCGAGAGCGGTGTTTTTTCCGCTCTGCGTCAAAGCAGTATCTCAGCCAATGCAGCAGATGGGAGAGGTGGCAAAATCGCAATTAACAGCAAAGGGGTATTCATTGCCCCAGATAGTAGAATCACAGCAACCTCTGCCCTCGGTCGTACTTTTGATGGAACTGTTCAAATTAATACGATCGAGTCGGGCGTTAATCGAACGGCGATTCGACAACCTGCGGCACCACCCGCTGTGGGCGTGCAAGCAATTTGCCCCGCGCAATCTGATCCGAACATGAGCCAATTTATTAACAATGGTACAGGTGGAATACCACTAAGCTCTAGCACTCCGCTCACAGATTCTGCTGGTTGGATGCCTCGAAATATTACGTTAGCCAATCCAACCGTTCGCTCTTTAACAACTCGGACAAAATTGCCAATCGTTGAATTTAGAAGTTGGCGATTTAGCCCAGACAAAAAGACTGTCGAGCTAATTGCATCACCAGGCGCGGCTGATGTAGCTCAGTCCAACACTTCTCCGTGTCAACTCTCGTCCACTTCAGCAAAACCGTAA